From a single Intestinibaculum porci genomic region:
- the bsh gene encoding choloylglycine hydrolase, giving the protein MCTVISFATKDHYFGRNLDLDFSYNESVTVTPRNFVFPMRAREDLTTHYALIGMATVLGGFPLYYDATNEKGLSMAGLNFPGNCHFFDLQEGKDNVTSFEFIPYILSTCETVAQAREKLENISIYNEPFSKEMPNATLHWMISDKNESIVVESMKDGLHVYDNPVGVMTNNPPFNYMMFALNDYASLSPKQPENTFGTPLELYSRGMGGLGLPGDLSSKSRFIKCVYTKLNSLCGDSENESVNQFFKILGSVEQQKGLCEVKPGAYEYTIYSSCCNVEKGIYYYTTYNNSRIHGIDLHDHDLDGKELTSYPLVTEEPFAIDSRK; this is encoded by the coding sequence ATGTGTACAGTAATTTCGTTTGCTACGAAAGATCATTATTTTGGAAGAAATCTTGATTTGGATTTCTCCTATAACGAAAGTGTGACGGTCACACCGAGAAACTTTGTTTTCCCAATGCGTGCACGTGAAGATCTCACTACCCATTATGCTCTGATTGGGATGGCGACAGTTTTAGGCGGTTTCCCTCTCTATTATGATGCCACCAATGAAAAAGGTTTATCCATGGCTGGACTAAACTTCCCTGGGAACTGTCATTTCTTTGATTTACAGGAAGGCAAGGATAATGTCACATCTTTTGAATTTATTCCTTACATTTTAAGTACCTGTGAAACCGTTGCTCAGGCGCGAGAGAAGTTAGAAAACATTTCTATTTATAACGAACCATTCTCGAAAGAAATGCCAAATGCCACATTGCATTGGATGATTAGTGACAAGAACGAATCAATTGTAGTTGAATCTATGAAAGATGGCTTACATGTTTATGATAATCCGGTTGGTGTTATGACCAACAACCCACCATTTAACTATATGATGTTTGCTCTCAACGATTATGCATCATTATCACCAAAACAGCCAGAAAACACGTTTGGTACACCATTAGAATTATATTCACGTGGAATGGGCGGCCTTGGTTTACCAGGTGATTTATCAAGTAAATCAAGATTCATTAAATGTGTTTACACAAAACTGAATTCTCTTTGCGGAGACAGTGAAAATGAATCCGTCAACCAGTTCTTTAAAATCTTAGGTTCCGTAGAGCAGCAGAAAGGCTTATGTGAAGTGAAACCAGGTGCTTATGAATATACCATTTACTCATCTTGCTGCAACGTAGAAAAGGGGATCTATTATTACACGACCTATAATAATAGCCGTATCCATGGTATTGATTTGCATGATCATGATTTAGATGGCAAGGAATTGACAAGTTATCCGCTTGTAACTGAAGAACCATTTGCGATTGACTCACGAAAATAA
- a CDS encoding IS110 family RNA-guided transposase has product MKNNIFSKQYDLFIGLDVSKGKADAAIYKRNRDRNVKSKFVRKAIKFKFTKPGVDEFLDTVRHYKDEDCLSVLFTMEVTGVYSDNVYMYIRDHLQESEAVKFLDTKFVDRWRDAHGYAKSDPLDAKTIAQMCATDDDARYVEKAPNYNEENNKKGHANLKLLTHRYQQLNKQLNAEYNRLSAQCEKFFPELTAVFSIRSATALAILEAYPTAHHIIKSSKNEVFNVAYEASKHRCKEAKIDDLFDLCENTIVTLNVPAEAELVTAEMVSSIRNLLQTRRNYKKMMVNRASKQPAFKRLQTLIGVGEESAAMILGEVYDIALSKKAENFASYCGLTPRNKKSGSSVDTHGKISKMGSPILRHAIYLASEYARRHNPYLANLFARVKNGNKKRHKLAIVAVANKMARYIYAILKHDSDFVLLYEDLMKLPEDTRATFFQSITTDIPEKTRRCIYKYSDENGVVHDFTFTGNDSEEQYCM; this is encoded by the coding sequence GTGAAAAACAATATCTTTTCAAAACAATATGATTTATTTATCGGTTTAGACGTTTCTAAAGGCAAAGCAGATGCTGCCATTTATAAACGTAACAGAGATAGAAATGTTAAATCCAAATTTGTTCGAAAGGCGATAAAGTTTAAATTCACCAAGCCAGGTGTCGATGAGTTCCTCGATACCGTTAGACATTACAAAGATGAAGACTGCCTGAGCGTTCTTTTCACAATGGAAGTAACAGGCGTGTACTCTGACAATGTCTATATGTATATACGCGATCATCTCCAGGAAAGTGAAGCAGTTAAGTTTCTGGATACTAAATTCGTTGACAGGTGGCGCGATGCACACGGATATGCCAAATCCGATCCACTTGACGCTAAGACTATTGCACAGATGTGCGCAACTGATGATGATGCACGTTATGTTGAAAAAGCTCCTAATTACAACGAAGAAAACAACAAAAAAGGACATGCGAATCTAAAACTTCTGACGCATCGCTATCAGCAGCTGAATAAACAGCTAAATGCTGAATACAATCGACTGAGTGCACAGTGTGAAAAGTTCTTCCCGGAGCTTACCGCTGTTTTCTCAATACGTTCTGCGACTGCGCTTGCAATCTTAGAGGCATATCCTACTGCACATCATATCATTAAATCTTCTAAAAATGAAGTCTTTAATGTGGCTTACGAGGCCTCTAAGCATCGCTGTAAGGAAGCTAAAATAGACGATTTGTTCGATCTTTGTGAAAATACCATTGTTACTCTTAATGTTCCTGCGGAAGCTGAACTGGTCACCGCTGAAATGGTCAGCAGTATCAGAAATCTGCTTCAGACAAGGAGAAACTACAAGAAAATGATGGTTAATCGCGCTTCAAAGCAGCCTGCATTTAAGCGTCTTCAGACATTAATCGGCGTTGGTGAAGAATCCGCAGCTATGATTCTTGGTGAGGTATATGACATAGCTCTTTCCAAGAAAGCGGAAAACTTTGCATCATACTGTGGATTAACGCCAAGAAATAAGAAATCAGGTTCATCAGTTGATACCCATGGGAAGATTTCCAAAATGGGATCGCCTATCCTCAGACACGCTATATACCTGGCATCAGAGTATGCCAGACGGCATAATCCATACCTTGCCAACCTGTTTGCAAGGGTTAAAAACGGCAATAAGAAGCGCCATAAGCTTGCAATAGTAGCTGTTGCCAATAAGATGGCACGTTATATTTACGCTATTCTTAAGCATGATAGTGATTTCGTACTGCTTTATGAGGATCTCATGAAGCTTCCGGAAGATACCCGAGCCACGTTCTTCCAAAGTATTACTACTGACATTCCAGAAAAGACAAGAAGATGTATTTACAAATATTCTGATGAAAATGGTGTAGTACATGATTTTACCTTTACTGGAAATGACTCAGAAGAACAATACTGTATGTAG
- a CDS encoding Abi family protein, translating to MILIHSEKNFQTLENQIRILKAKGLVIQNPSVAKKWLSQCNYYNFINGYKELFLDYKRINEDPHHHEVFKPNTTIEELKPLYDFDRELRILTLKYLFIIERKFKSNLAYYFEQFHKSPNAYLYAENYDQTRTKNVNRTIIILKKEYNRASRTETSHKHYIKSIEHVPLWVFINFISFGTCSKMYKNMNSREQTLISKSIAPSLEIQDLSAFMEYLTNIRNICAHDERLYAYICSSMPPGMPLMQYFHLSEKARKSYFGLIITLKYFLSRKEFNSYYHKLKILFQNLDSHTHTMSIKKVYRKMGFPHNWKNINHI from the coding sequence GTGATTCTTATTCATTCAGAAAAAAATTTTCAAACTCTTGAAAATCAAATTCGTATTCTCAAAGCCAAAGGATTAGTAATTCAAAATCCATCAGTTGCCAAGAAATGGTTAAGCCAATGCAATTATTACAATTTCATCAATGGCTATAAGGAGCTCTTCTTAGACTATAAGCGGATCAATGAGGATCCTCATCACCACGAAGTATTTAAACCCAATACCACCATTGAAGAATTAAAACCCCTCTATGATTTTGACCGAGAATTACGAATACTCACCCTTAAATACCTTTTCATCATTGAACGAAAATTTAAATCCAACCTTGCTTATTACTTCGAACAATTTCATAAATCCCCCAATGCCTATTTATATGCCGAAAATTATGATCAAACCAGAACAAAGAATGTAAATAGAACTATTATCATTCTTAAAAAAGAATATAATAGAGCCAGTAGAACTGAAACATCCCATAAACATTACATCAAATCAATAGAACATGTCCCTTTATGGGTCTTCATCAATTTTATTTCTTTTGGTACATGCAGCAAAATGTATAAGAACATGAATTCTAGAGAACAAACTCTCATATCCAAAAGTATAGCACCATCATTAGAAATTCAAGATTTATCAGCGTTTATGGAATACCTCACAAATATTCGTAATATTTGTGCTCATGATGAACGTTTATACGCTTATATTTGTTCTAGCATGCCACCAGGAATGCCATTAATGCAATACTTTCATCTTTCAGAGAAAGCAAGGAAATCATATTTTGGACTAATAATCACTTTAAAATACTTCCTTTCACGAAAAGAGTTCAACTCCTATTATCACAAATTAAAAATTTTATTTCAAAATTTAGATAGCCATACTCATACAATGAGTATCAAAAAAGTTTATCGAAAAATGGGCTTTCCTCACAACTGGAAAAATATTAACCATATCTAA